Below is a window of Leptospira sp. WS4.C2 DNA.
TAATAGGGAAATGAAAGATCCCGCCATACCCCACATTAAACAGAATACAATGAGTTGTGTTAGATCCAAACCATAGGCACGGATACTAAATCCCATCGAACCAAGCAGTGTGGTTACGATAGAGATGGTAGTCATAATCAAAATATTGGTTAACAGGAAAAAACCGATTCGTTTGATCCAAGTCATAGGAAATTGTTCTCCTTAAGGTCCTTTGTGGAACCTATTGTTTAGACTAGAATTGTACTTGTTTGAGCATGAGATTACAAGCAAAATTAATGTCCTAATTTCTCCGCTTTTCCCTTTGAATCCAGGAACCTAATTAACAAAAATAAGGTAGCAAGGGAAAAGTAAGCGATAGGGAAGTCTAGGCTCGCAAGTTCCGTAAATCGATTGAGAATGGCATTCCCTTGCAATTCATAAGCGTGAATCCAACCAACGATAGAAAGCACGGCGGCAATGGAAGCCCAAATCGCAGCTTTATTCCATTCCCTTTCTAAAACAAAAACCACCATTGCTGACCAAATCATCGAAGTGATGAGAAACCCTTGAGACAAAGCGAGCACTCCACTCAGAGCATAAGGAAGAAAAGTTAAATGCGGAGGGATATCAGATAAAGAAAAATGGACTACTTGCTTTACGCCAAGCTCCTGTAAGGTGGTTTGTAATTTCCCATCTAAAAAAATAAATACATTTTGGATAATAAGGACTGCCCAACCCGCAAAGGCCGGTAAAAGTCCCACCACAACCGCAGGGGAATGATGTTTGGGAATGGCTTGGAAGGCTTGGCTTGTAATCACAATCCCAATCCAAAGCACTATGGCCATTCCCGCTTCCACAGGAATTAAAGCTTGGATAAGGCCCATGAGTCCAAATAAACTTACGATAGTCATAAAGATTCCGGAAAGCACCGAATAACTATGTTTAGCTCCCAGTGCCTTCCATCCTGGATGTCCAATATAGATGGTAGTTGGAAAAGGGGAACCAAAAGCAGTACCTGCCAGAGTACCAAGGCCATTGACAAGTAACGAAGTTTTCGTATCAAAACTATCACCTGAGGCTTCAGCAGATTCTATATTCTGAAGAGAACCAATCACATTAAAAATTCCCATAGGTAGGATGATGGAAAAATACGCTTTGATATTTGCGTATGTGAGTGTTTCTATCAGGGGACTAATTGAAAGTTGAGGGAAGTAGAAACCCAAAGTTTTTAGTCCACTTTCGACGGCTCCAGGTTGGTAAATTGGATCTCCCCAAAAGGAAGATAAATAAGATAATAAAATCCCAAGTATAACAGAAAGTAACCCACCAGGAATACCGAAAGGAAAACGAACTTTCCCGAAGTATTGTAGAAGAATTACACCTAGCGGGATAAAGGCGACTATTGGTCTTTCGAAGGTACGGAGTAAAAAATCCATAGAGATAAAGGTGATCGCAATTCCGGCTAATGCGGAAAGTAAAGCGGCTCTGGGAGTGTATTTACGGATTTTTGCTGCAACAAAAGATCCGATCACTTCAATACATCCGGAAACAAAAGATACGAGAAGCCCCGCTTTCCAGGCCGCAACATAGTTACCTGTTGCTTGGTAAGTGGGGAACATTACAAAAAATACAAAGGCAAAAAGAGAAACCGTATTAATACCATAAGGGATGGCTGTAACATCTGTACGTTTTGTTTTTTGTCCTAGTTTCCACGCTTGCCAGGCATAAAACATATTTCCTACAAGCAAAGAAACGGCAGCTCCAGGCAAAACAACAGCAGTAATAAAGACAAGTGGGAACCCGCAAACTCCGATACAGAGAGCGGAAAGGACCAGAAGTTGGATGAGGTTGTCTACCATGAGACCAAAAAAACCGTCTAGATCTCCTCGAGTGATGGTAAAAAAATTCATTCGTTTCGTTTCCCTCCAAAATCAACTCGAATCACGTTTCCATCTCCAGTTACTTCCGGTTTTGTCACTTTTGGTTTGGTACTAATTTCTTCTGCATTGGGTGCGACTTCCACTTGCAGAAAACGAAGTTGGGTGGCTGAGTTTTGGAACTTATCATAGATACGAAATACGGCATCCCAGGGAATCATAGTGGGTTCCCAGGCAGAACCAAACTGAAGTTCTGCAAATAAATAATCAGGTTTACTATCCAATACTTTTACAGCTTTGTCACCAAACACGAGTACAATGCCAGATTCTTTTTCTGCATTGAGTAAACCCCGTTTCCCAATTTCTAGTTTTGGATGTGGCATTACGTGGATATAAAAAACTCCAAATCGTTCCCAATAGAGATTGAATAAATCTCTTTTAAACTCACGTAATGTTGTGATTTCTTCCTGCGTGAGTTTTTCGCTCATAAATTCCTTTTACCATGTGAAGTTTCCCACTCGATGTACTCGTCGTGGATTTTATATTCGGGGATAATATCTTTGAACGCGCCGAAAATTTCTCTATTTTTGTTTGCTTTTGCAAGAGAAAACAATCGATTCAATTTATTTTGGAAGAGCAGTAGGTTATAGTTTTCCAATGGTGCCGCAATTCGAATTTTTGGATGATGTGTTTTTTTAATTCCTTCTTGGTTTAAAAGGAGTTCTTCATACAGCTTTTCACCAGGGCGAAGGCCAGAAAATTCAATGGCTATATCTTTGTGAGGAGTATATCCCGAAAGACGGATCATCTCTTCAGCAAGAGAAAGAATTTTTACAGGTTCTCCCATATCCAAAAGAAAAATTTCTCCATGTTCACCCATACTTCCAGCTTGTAACACTAGTTGTGTGGCTTCTGGAATGGTCATAAAGTAACGAATGACTTCTGGATGGGTGACAGTAACTGGTCCACCTCGTTTGATTTGTTCTCGGAATCGTGGAATGACACTTCCATTGGAACCTAGAACATTCCCAAAACGGACAGTAATGAATTTTGTCCTGGAATTTTGCGAAATATGTTGTAAGTAAATTTCAGCGGCGCGTTTCGAAGCTCCCATCACATTGACGGGATTTACCGCTTTGTCAGTCGAGATTAAAACAAAACGATCTACCCCAATAAGGCGGCAAACATCTGCTACGTTCTTTGTCCCCATCACGTTGTTTAAAACTGCTTCTGAAGGGTTGATTTCCATCATCGGTACATGTTTATAAGCAGCGGAATGAAAAACAACAGAGGGTCGGTGTTCTTCAAAAATGGCAGAAATTCGTGATAGGTTCTTTACATCAGCAATCACAGGACGAATGTCTATATTTAAATCGGCAAAACTTTTTCGTAATTCATAATCAATTTCATATAACGGAGTTTCTGCGGCATCGAGTATAACAAGTACGCTGGGTTTGAACAAAGCCACTTGACGGCAAATTTCGGAACCAATAGATCCACCAGCGCCAGTCACAAGGATTACTTTTTTTTCTAAGTAAGATCGAATGGATTCAATTTCTAAATCCACAGTCGGTCTACCCAAAAGATCCTCTACTTGAACTTCACGAAGTTGTGTGATATTTGGTTTCCCTGAAAGATACTCACCAAAAGTGGGAAGGATTTTAAAATCCACACCTTCATTTTCACACTCTTTCATAAGTTTGCTAACCACACGTCCATCTGGTTGGGGTACAGTCATAATGACTCTTTTCACACCGTAACGAACTAAAATTTTGCCAATTTCATCAGTGGAACCGAGGATTGGAACTCCTTGGATGTAGCCACCTTTTTTAGATAAGTTGTCATCCAAAAATCCGATGGGTAGGTAATCTGAATCCGCATTTCGTCTAATCTCTGTTAGGAATGAACTTCCAAGTTTTCCTGCCCCTACGAGAAGTACAGGTGTTCCACGTTTGGACCTATCGGAATTAAAGATTTGTTCTCGGAGCATTCTCCAACTCAAACTTCTTAAACATAAAAATCCAAGTAGGATGAGGGTGTCGAGGATTGGAACCATTCGAGACAGTTGGTAGAAACGGTTGTAGAAAAGGAGTGCAAGAGTAGATACTAGAGACGAAAGGACAGTGGCTTTGATGATAGAGAGCAGATCGTGCAACGAAGCATAAGACCAAAGAGATCTGTAAATTCCAGAAAATAGAAAAACCATACTTCGCGAGAGGACTACGATTGCCGCGCAGACCCAGAAGTCAGGATAATTATCTAAAAATCGTATGTTCTCAAAACGCACAAGGTGTGCGAGAAAATACGACAAGAACATGAAGAGTATGTCTACAGGAAAAACCCAGTATCGTCTCGGAATCGATTTCATATCTGATAAATAAGGGTATTTGGAACAAAATTCCTTGTAAATACAGAATCTGTTCCGAAGAATAGAAAAGAGGAAAAACCTGTTTGAAATCACTTCTTTTCCGCTTAGCGGGAACATTTTCTGCGGAAATTGGCTCCGAACTCTATCTGAAATTGAAGGAGGAAACTCTTTCCCCCTCTCTTTTTTGCCTTGACTTTTTAGAAGTCGAAGAAATCACAGAGGTCGGCTGGGAGTTTATAAGAAAGATTGCTGAACGTTGCAAAGAAACAGGCTCGAAAGTGGCAGGGTTTGGACTGAAAGTATCGGTTCCCGAAGCGATCATTACTGTCTTATCCATATTTCCAACAGAATCGGATTGCATTCATTATTTAGAATCGCAAATTGTCAGCGAAACTCCCGCAAACGAACTCACCCCAAAATCAGAAGAAAAAACTGTCCATTGCCCTGAATGCCAAACCCTTCTCCGATGGAAATTGGCAGGAGATTATCTTTGCCCTAACTGTAAGATTAAATTTTTTGTGAATAAAAAAGGATGGGTGTCCACTTACGAACGTTTGGTGTGATTCAAATGTTTTGTAGGGACAGCTTCCCAAGGTTTGTCGGGCCAGGGATGTCTCGGATACCTTCCTTTTAACTCTTTTTTTACTTCATGGTATCCATGGTTCCAAAAACTTTCTAAGTCTTTTGTAATTTGCACGGGCCTCCGTGCGGGAGAAAGTAAATGGATCAGAATACTCGCCTTCCCATTGGCCAATTTTGGCAAAGATTTTAGACCAAATAACTCTTGTAATTTGACATGAAGTTCAGGTTCTATTCCGTCATAGTTCAATTGGATTCTAGATCCAGAAGGAACTTGGATGGACATGGGAGCCTGGGAATCAATTAAACCTAATTTATCGTAACCTATATATGCTTTCAACGCTTCTAGGTAGGGAAGTTTATCTAAAGATAATTTTCCAGATTCCAAATCTATAAATGGGAACAACCATTGTTTACTGATTTGTTTTAAATAATTGACATCTGTTTTTGTATCCAAAACGCCATTTCGTTCCAGAAACCTTACTCGGTTGTAGAAATTCTTTAATTCTGGATCCTTTTTCCATTCTTCTTCCCAAGGAGATTTAGTTAAGTATTCCTCTAGCGCCAAACCAAGTACTGTCGGGTTGGGTGATTTTGTTTCTTTGGAATCTAAAACCAAATCTCCTAAACTCACTTCTTCTTTGACAACAAGAAATGATTCTCCGCGTTGGTTGGTCCTCTTTTCGGGAACAACCTTTTTGGTAATGATCTGGGAAAAGTTTTTCTCAATGAATTCTTCATCAATAGGAAGAAAATGGGTAATATAAAGATCTTGGCCGAATGAAAAAGTATCTAAAACGATTATAAATTCTGGAATTTGGATGGAGGTTGTATTTAAAATTCCTAATTTACCATTCGAAAGTTTAAAATCTTGCCCATTGAGAACCTTTGCTTTTGCAATCCGATCAGGGAATCCAGAAGCAATATATAACAATCGGTTTCCATTTATTTTGGTTGTTGAAAAATCCGTTTTTTCCCTGTAAATACGCAAAATTTGATCAAAAGTAGAACGCAACTCATAAGAAAATTGTGATGCATCGATATCTTCAGTAAACAGTTTGGCTTCGGTCCCTGAATTTTCTTTGCCAACTAACGAAACAACGTCGGCAACTATTTTTTCTTTCTCTTTCGGTAGGATAGACAGAATTTTTCCCAATCGGATGGGAAGAGGATATCTCAAACATTCTTTTCCCAGATTTGTAAGATTTGAATCTGCATCAAGACATCCGAGTAATTTCAGGCGTTGGATACTTTGAATCACCGATCCTTTGTTTGGTGGATCTAAAAATCGCAAATCTTGGATTTCCTCCCCCCAAGATTTTAATTCCAGAACCAAACGATCAATATCCCCTTCGAGAATTTCAGGTTTTGTTCGGTCTAAAAAAGAATCTTCTTCTTCCTTGGACCAGAGACGATAAACTAAACCTTTGCCTTCTCTGGCAGCACGGCCCGCACGTTGTTTGGCGCTACTCAAACTAATTCGTTCCTTTACTAATTGAGAAACTCCAGATTCTGAATCAAACACAACATGTTTGTGGAACCCTGTATCAAAAACAATGCGGACTCCTGGAATGGTTACTGAAGATTCAGCAATGTTTGTGGAAAGAATGATCTTTTTTTTGCCCTTTGGTGAAGGTAAAAAAATTCGCTCTTGGTCTATCAAATCCATATCACCATATAAACCCATTACGACGGCATTCGATTTGATTTGCGGTATGGATTCCAAACCATTCCTTAGATTATGGATTTCTTTTTTCCCAGATAAAAAAACTAAAATATCACCTTCTATTTGTTCTACGGCTTTAGGAATAAGATCCAGTAATCTCTGATTTGTATTTTTATTGGAATTTCCCATATGGAAAATTTCCAACGGATGGGTTTCTATACTAACTCGGATGGGTTTCGAGTGAATTCCTATGGATTCAAAATTTTGGCCATCTAAAGTCGCAGACATAATCAGTAACTTCAAGTCACTGCGAAAGATTTCTTGGGTGCGACGTGCCAACGCAAAACATAAATCAGAATCCAGTCGTCTTTCATGAAATTCGTCAAAGATGACAAGGCCATATTCTTTGAGTTCTGGGTCATTCAGTAAGATCTTTGTTAAAACTCCGTCGGTGACAAATTCGATTTTCGTATCTTTGCCAACTTTCGAATCGAACCTGACCCGATATCCAACAGTTTTTCCGACTTCTTCCTTTAGGTTTTGGCTGATTCGTTTTGCGGCAGTTTTGGCAGCAATGCGCCTCGGTTCTAAAATACAGATTTTTTTTCCAGAAGCAAGAGCATGTTTTAGAAGTTCTGTCGGAAGTGCGGTTGTTTTCCCTGTTCCAGGAGGTGCATCTAAAATGGTAACCGGGTTATTTTTGATAGATTCGACAATCGATTGTAAGGCGGTAATTACTGGGAATGGATCCAAAGGAGGTGACACTGTTGATTCTAATTGAAGAGTGTGATTTTACCGAGAAAAAAATCAAACAATTTGTATTTTATTTTCAGAAATCGCAAGAATCGGGTTTTCAGCATCGTTAGAATCCAGTAATCTTTCCTTGTGGATGCCAATCACAAACACTACAATATCATAAAAGACTCCATTGAGTATTTACTGGAGCATTTTGAAGACCAACCAAACTTAAATGTTTTGGCCGAACGAGTTTCTCTCAGCCCCTTCCATTTCCAAAAAGTGTTCCGTTTGTGGGCGGGTGTTTCTCCCAAGGAATTTTTACAATTTGTTACAGTTACTCACGCCAAACAGCTGCTAAAAGAATCATCTGTTTTAGATACAACCTATACTTTGGGATTATCGGGAACGGGGCGATTACATGACTTATTTGTAAAATTAGAAGCGATGACACCAGGAGAATACAGGCGAGGAGGGGAAGGTCTTGTATTAAAGTATGAAGTATTCCCCTCTCCATTTGGAGACATCCTTCTTGTATCTTCGGAACGGGGAATCCAATCACTCCAGTTCATCGATTCTTTTGAAAAAGGAATGTTGGAGATTAAAGGAGAATTCCCTCATGCGATTTGGAAAGAAGGAGGATCTTCCGAACACCAAAATTTAAAAGATTATTTTCAAAAGATGATCATCCCTAAAACTCCAATTCCTTTGTATGTGTTTGGAACTGAATTCCAAATGAAAGTATGGAGATCTCTATTAAAAATACCTATGGGAAGTATTTGTACTTATGGAGATATTGCTGAATCCATTGGGCAAACATCAGCACAAAGAGCAGTGGGGACAGCAATAGGAAAAAATCCCATTGCCTTTCTCATTCCTTGCCATCGTGTGATCCAAACCTCAGGACTGTTTGGCGGTTATCGGTGGGATCCAAATCGGAAAAGGATGATCATTGCTTGGGAACAATCAAAGATTATTGCACCAAACAATGATTTGTCTTATACTATTGGTAGATAACTGTTAAATTTAAATCAAATGTCTCGTATGAGAGACTAAAAAGAAACCAACGAGTAAAAAACTTTGTGCAATGAGGTAAGTGACCCAAGGAACTTGGAATTCCCATTTCGGATGTCTTGTCCCATTGATCGTAGTTTCTCCCATGACAGCATCGGAAAGTAAAAAGAATCCAGCTCCGATTGCCAAATAAATCCAAACTCCACCAAATGTAAGGTAGGCGTTAAAACATAAAGAAACAAAAAAGCAGAGGATGAGTCCATAAACAAAGGCCGATGCCATTACCCATTTTGATCGATTCGAGTTATACACTCGAAAATAGAAAATCAGGGCTGGTAAAACCAATAAAGCCCCGGTGATCACATAAGGCAAAACACCAGTATACAATTCATTCCAACTTGTTAACTTCCAAAACGATAACAAAAAGAAAACTTGGGCGATAGCAAAACTGAAGATTCCACCAAGGACAGGATCCTGCATCTGTTTTTTGGCAATCGGAAATTGGAGATTAAACCAATCTCCTAAAAAAGAAAATCCAATGGCATACAAAGGATAGGAAAATCTGGCATGGCCTAATTGAAATAATAACCAAGCAAAAAGCAGGATTTGAAACGAAAAACCTAGATAAATTCCGCGAGAATGTTCTAATCTTTTGAGCGGATTTGATTCTCCCTGCATTGTAAACCAATGGATAAAAAAAGCCGAAACAATGGCGAGTGGAATGGTCGTGAGAATTAAGTAATATACCATAAGTGATTCTAACATGGTTCTAATGAAAAGGCAACCAGGAAGTTTGATGAAACGATCCCACTGTAATCTCCTTTTATTCCTTTTTTTCAATGCACATTGTAGGATTCTCGAGTCATTGCAAAAGGAAGAACCAAACATGACTCCGCTTTCTTCATTTTTTAGATGAGTTCTAAAGTGAGAGAACTAAAATACAAAATGGATCACACAACATGAGTTTTTTTTCATAAAATAATTCCTAATGATTGGCAAGGCAACCTCACCAAATACTGGAAATACGATCTTAATCATAGCGAAATTAATGACAAAATCAACTATCCTCTCGTCTTACAGGCATTTGGAGAGAGAAGATGACATTCGGCAGCGTAAGGAAATCCCTAAAATAGATTTAATAAGAGCTCTAGAAGGAGACTGACCATAGAACGAAACTTAGGGGAGAGGTAAACTTCACATCTCTTGGGCCTTTATTTGGAAAAAAAATTCAGGCAAACCAGAATGAACGTTCTAGAACACCGTAAAAAACAGTTTTAGCGTTTTTTTCTAAGTAGAAGGCAAAAGGTACGATTGATAAAAATTGATCCCAGATGACGATAGGTCAAAGGTTATGCGCTGTTTACCCATGAATCAAAAACTGAATCTTCTAATATTATTAACATTCACCTCTTTATTTTCCATTGGATGTCCCGGCGGTGGAGGTGGTGGAGGTTTAGGACTGTTAGCACTCCTTGGTGGCGGTGGAGGCGGGGATGTTCCTGCTCCAAAATTAGAAATCGTTTATGAGGGCGTTAGCCGAGAAAGTGGATCCACTCTTGATATGGGGGCCGAACCAGTATTAACTGCGGATGGTAAAACGGGAACCGTTACCATTAAAAATAGCGGTAATGTTTCCATTACCTTACCTGGATCACCTAACATAGTGGTTCTGTCTGGCACAGATGCAACCCAATTTTCAGTGACTCAACCAGGTACTACAAGTTTGGCAGCAGGGTCATCAGTTACTTTTACTATTAATTTTAAACCAACAGGTAGTGCTGGGCCTCGATCAGCGACCATCAAAATTCAATCCAGTGATGCTGCCGTAGGTTCGTTTCAGTTGAATCTCACAGGAACAGCGGGTGCAGCGGTACCACGCTTAGCGGTTTCCGTCGGAGCCACGCAAATTGCTTCTAATGGCAGTTATGGAATGGGTTCGGTAGAAATTGATTCTTCTGGGACTGCGGTGACATTTACTGTAAAAAACACAGGAAGTGCCACGGCAAACCTTGATGGTCCACCTGCGGTTTCTTCCACGGATTCACAATTTATATTAAACCTTGCCGGTTTTCCTGCAACGATTGCTGCCAATGCGTCAGCTACCTTTACCATTCAATTCTCGCCGACGGGAGTTGCAGGAGCAAAATCATCGAATATCGCTGTCTCTTATGACGGATCTTCTGCATTTTTATTTTCGGTTACAGGAACCGGTACACCAAAGCCAGTTCCAACAATTGCCATTTCGCATAATTCTAGTAACTTTACAACTGGTGGTTCGATTCCTACCTTTGGTGCCGTTTGGCCTACGATCACTTCTAGTGCAAAAACTGTCACCATTAGCAATACAGGTACGGCAACCATGACTGGTATTGCTCTTTCCAAACCAAGTGGGGATACTGGAGATTTCATTATTAGTGCATTTAGTGCTGGTACCACTCTTGCTGCCGGTGCCTCTGGAACATTTACCATTCAGTTCGCTCCATCCACAACGAATGCAAGATCGGCAGTGGTCAGAGTTGCCACAACGAACGGCAACAATGGCACTGCCTCAAGTGCTGACTTAAACGTTTCGGGAACAGGAAAAACAGGCGCACAAGTATTGGTAAGTTGGACAGACACGAATGAAAAGGCTGCCAATGATACCGATGGTGGTTATAAAGTTTGTTATAGCAAAACTTCTGGGTTTACAGCCGTTCACAATGGTACTACAATATTTTGTTCGGACGTACCTAATACAGGAGGGACTACCCCTGTTTCCACGGTAATCACAGTACCAACTTTCGGGGATTGGTATTTCAAAGTATATTCTTACGGGAAATACAACACAACAGGTGGGACTCCTTCCGCCCAAACTTCTGCAGTCAATGTTCCGAGCACATAGGAAAGGAATGAATCATATGAATTTTATTAAAAAGTCGACTTCAAAACTTTTGCTTCTAACATCAATGTTAGTTGCTACAAACATCCTAATTTCCGAGCCAGTTTTTAACTTTGAGCAAACCAAACTAGATTTGGATGAACTTCGCGCTAAGTCTAAAGCAGGGCAGAAACTTCCCTACCTCCCAGGAGAAGTAGTCATTACTTTTAAAAAACAGGTTCCAGATACTGAATTAGTGCACCAAACTTCGAAGTTAGCAACTAACACTGGAGTTCTCAACCTTAAAGGTCATTTTACTACAGCAAAACTAGCTGATTCTGAAACAATAGAAGAAGGTATCGCTAGAATTAAAAAAGATCCCAATGTTGAATCTGTTGAACCTAGATATTTGTATTACAAACAAGCATCCGCACCAAATGATCCTGAGTTTGCTAGACTTTGGGGCCTCAATAATTCTGGCCAGACACTGGCTTCTCCTAGTTATACAGCTAACTCTAGTAATCCGGGAACTTCCGGAAAAGACATGAATGTTCTCGGTGCTTGGGATGTGACTACTAGTTGTAATAATATCATCGTCGCTGTTCTTGATACGGGAGTTACCTACACACATCAGGATTTAGTAGGAAACATGTGGGATGGTTCTGCAGGTTGTGTGAATCAAAACGGAACTGCTATTGGTGGTGGTTGCCCAAATCACGGTTATGATTTTGCAAGTAGTGATAATAACCCTCGTGATGAAGAAGGACATGGAACTCATGTAGCAATGACAATTGGAGCTGTCGGGAACAACAACATTGGAATATCAGGAGTTTGCCAGTCTGCAAAGATTATGGCAGTCCGTGTTTTGGGTCTTGGTGGAGGAACAAACGATAATATCGCCAACGGAATTTATTTCGCAGTGCGTAACGGCGCCAAGGTCATCAATATGAGTCTTGGTGGGTCTAGTTTTAGCTCTGCTATCGATTCAGCGATTGAATTTGCTCGAACCAATGATGTTTTGGTAGTAGTAGCAGCTGGAAATGATGGGAAAAACCTCAATACTAACGGAGCCGCATATCCTTGCGAAAATACAAATGCAAATGTGATTTGTATTGCGGCACTCGACCAAAAACATGCGTTGGCAAATTTTTCAAATTATGATTCGAATTCTACAGTTGCTAGTCGCTCTGCCGACTTTGGTGCTCCAGGAACCAATATCTATAGTGGATATGGAACAGAAGTAAGCTACAACGAAAATTCTACCAGTTACTCAGATTGGACTTATTCCACAGTAGGAACTACTTGGGCATCCTCCACTTGTACTCTGTCAAATTATAAGATGCTTGTATCGGCTGATTGTACTTTAGCAAATGTTTTGTTCGATAGTTCTGCAAATACGATCACGACTATGGCGTTAAGTACGAATAGCATTGTTTATAAAAATTTTACAATCCCAACGGGATCCACCAATGTTTCTCTTTCTCATTTCATAGTGAGTGTCGGAGAGAGGCAAAATTCTACCACTTGTTATGACTATATCCAAGCGAAGTATTCTGCCACTGCGGGCAACCCGGTAGCTGGTACAACTCTCACTATGTTTGACGGGAATATTGCCTCTCCAAATCAATACCAATTGCAGCTTTGTCGAAATGGTAGCAATCCTTTTGTGAGTAATTCAGCTGATACTAAAATTCTCACGAATTGTATCGGAGGAGCTGGGACAAATTGTACGGTAGGTTACAGATTAGTAACTGACACTTCCGGTGCCTATGCAGGCGGGTTAGTTGGGGATGTATTTCTAACGGCTTGGGCTCCTTCAACAACAGCATATGCCAACTTGAACGGGACTTCCATGGCTACTCCCAATGCAGCGGGCGTTGCAGCTCTCATTCGTTCTTACAATCCAAGTTTTACTTATTTAGATGTCATCACAAAACTCATCGAAGGTGGAGTCACTGAAGCAGCATTAACTGGGACTACTCAATACGGGAAGGCCATCAATGCCAATGCCTCTCTCAAACATCTCAAACAGGTGACAGGAGTTACCGCTGTTTTACAGTAAAACCATTTGGTGTGGCCTGATTTTATTAATAATAACGACAGGCTGTACCTTGTTTGGTGAACCAAAACAAAATTCGAAGGTGCCTCCCTTGCAAGAAAAAACTCCGATGTTCAAGGAAGGAGAATATATCTTTTCCGCGGAAAAGGGTGTGCCCATCGAAGAATTACGCTCTTTATTTCACGAATTTGGTATCATCAAGTTAGATTCTCTTATCATTCATGATCGAACATATCTTCTTGTTTTGAAAGAGGATCCGGGCCTAACCATATTAGAAAATAAAACAAAAGCATCTGGAAAAATTAGATACATAGAAAGGAATGGAATGATTCAAAAGTACAATAGAAATCCATAGTTTTGTTAACTCACAGTTCAGTAAAAAAACACTACCATTCACTTCAATCCAAACGAAAAAACTGATTCTCAATTTGAACTCCGTGCAGTCTAAAAAATTTC
It encodes the following:
- a CDS encoding NCS2 family permease, which gives rise to MNFFTITRGDLDGFFGLMVDNLIQLLVLSALCIGVCGFPLVFITAVVLPGAAVSLLVGNMFYAWQAWKLGQKTKRTDVTAIPYGINTVSLFAFVFFVMFPTYQATGNYVAAWKAGLLVSFVSGCIEVIGSFVAAKIRKYTPRAALLSALAGIAITFISMDFLLRTFERPIVAFIPLGVILLQYFGKVRFPFGIPGGLLSVILGILLSYLSSFWGDPIYQPGAVESGLKTLGFYFPQLSISPLIETLTYANIKAYFSIILPMGIFNVIGSLQNIESAEASGDSFDTKTSLLVNGLGTLAGTAFGSPFPTTIYIGHPGWKALGAKHSYSVLSGIFMTIVSLFGLMGLIQALIPVEAGMAIVLWIGIVITSQAFQAIPKHHSPAVVVGLLPAFAGWAVLIIQNVFIFLDGKLQTTLQELGVKQVVHFSLSDIPPHLTFLPYALSGVLALSQGFLITSMIWSAMVVFVLEREWNKAAIWASIAAVLSIVGWIHAYELQGNAILNRFTELASLDFPIAYFSLATLFLLIRFLDSKGKAEKLGH
- a CDS encoding stringent starvation protein B; translation: MSEKLTQEEITTLREFKRDLFNLYWERFGVFYIHVMPHPKLEIGKRGLLNAEKESGIVLVFGDKAVKVLDSKPDYLFAELQFGSAWEPTMIPWDAVFRIYDKFQNSATQLRFLQVEVAPNAEEISTKPKVTKPEVTGDGNVIRVDFGGKRNE
- a CDS encoding polysaccharide biosynthesis protein, giving the protein MKSIPRRYWVFPVDILFMFLSYFLAHLVRFENIRFLDNYPDFWVCAAIVVLSRSMVFLFSGIYRSLWSYASLHDLLSIIKATVLSSLVSTLALLFYNRFYQLSRMVPILDTLILLGFLCLRSLSWRMLREQIFNSDRSKRGTPVLLVGAGKLGSSFLTEIRRNADSDYLPIGFLDDNLSKKGGYIQGVPILGSTDEIGKILVRYGVKRVIMTVPQPDGRVVSKLMKECENEGVDFKILPTFGEYLSGKPNITQLREVQVEDLLGRPTVDLEIESIRSYLEKKVILVTGAGGSIGSEICRQVALFKPSVLVILDAAETPLYEIDYELRKSFADLNIDIRPVIADVKNLSRISAIFEEHRPSVVFHSAAYKHVPMMEINPSEAVLNNVMGTKNVADVCRLIGVDRFVLISTDKAVNPVNVMGASKRAAEIYLQHISQNSRTKFITVRFGNVLGSNGSVIPRFREQIKRGGPVTVTHPEVIRYFMTIPEATQLVLQAGSMGEHGEIFLLDMGEPVKILSLAEEMIRLSGYTPHKDIAIEFSGLRPGEKLYEELLLNQEGIKKTHHPKIRIAAPLENYNLLLFQNKLNRLFSLAKANKNREIFGAFKDIIPEYKIHDEYIEWETSHGKRNL
- the hrpB gene encoding ATP-dependent helicase HrpB; this translates as MSPPLDPFPVITALQSIVESIKNNPVTILDAPPGTGKTTALPTELLKHALASGKKICILEPRRIAAKTAAKRISQNLKEEVGKTVGYRVRFDSKVGKDTKIEFVTDGVLTKILLNDPELKEYGLVIFDEFHERRLDSDLCFALARRTQEIFRSDLKLLIMSATLDGQNFESIGIHSKPIRVSIETHPLEIFHMGNSNKNTNQRLLDLIPKAVEQIEGDILVFLSGKKEIHNLRNGLESIPQIKSNAVVMGLYGDMDLIDQERIFLPSPKGKKKIILSTNIAESSVTIPGVRIVFDTGFHKHVVFDSESGVSQLVKERISLSSAKQRAGRAAREGKGLVYRLWSKEEEDSFLDRTKPEILEGDIDRLVLELKSWGEEIQDLRFLDPPNKGSVIQSIQRLKLLGCLDADSNLTNLGKECLRYPLPIRLGKILSILPKEKEKIVADVVSLVGKENSGTEAKLFTEDIDASQFSYELRSTFDQILRIYREKTDFSTTKINGNRLLYIASGFPDRIAKAKVLNGQDFKLSNGKLGILNTTSIQIPEFIIVLDTFSFGQDLYITHFLPIDEEFIEKNFSQIITKKVVPEKRTNQRGESFLVVKEEVSLGDLVLDSKETKSPNPTVLGLALEEYLTKSPWEEEWKKDPELKNFYNRVRFLERNGVLDTKTDVNYLKQISKQWLFPFIDLESGKLSLDKLPYLEALKAYIGYDKLGLIDSQAPMSIQVPSGSRIQLNYDGIEPELHVKLQELFGLKSLPKLANGKASILIHLLSPARRPVQITKDLESFWNHGYHEVKKELKGRYPRHPWPDKPWEAVPTKHLNHTKRS